In Pseudobdellovibrio exovorus JSS, the genomic stretch ATCATACAGCTCCTTTAACCGAGGGCCACTGTAAAATTACACGTCCTCCGGATTCGTAGTTTTGAATGATTAGGTCTCCACCAAGTGACTGTGCGAACAGCTGTGAGGTGTAGAGGCCAAGCCCTGTGCCGTGGGATTTTGTTGTGATAAAAGGTTCACCGAATTTTTCTAAGACTAAAGAGGGAAAGCCTGTTCCTTGATCGCTGAATGTTAAAATATGTAATCCATGAAGAAGTTGATGTTGAATTATTATAGGCTTAGCAGGAGCCGCCTCAGCGGCATTATCTAAAAGATTTAAAATCACTTGTGCGAATGTCAGAAGGGGAACAGAGACGCGATCTGTTTTTTCTATTTTCAAAATAACAGTCACTTCGGGATGTTGTTCTTTCCATGTGTCGACGATGTCTTGTATGAATTCAAGCGTACTGACTGTTTTGTTTTTGAAATCGCGCGTATCCATCTGTGAGGAATTCATCTGATGAATCACTTGCTCGCATGAACGAATAGCGGCTAAAGCTTCTGTTAAGTCCTCTGCGTACTGGGGAACTCGTGCCATGCGTTCAAGTCGGATTTTTGCTGTATTCAGTGGGCTTGCAAACTCGTGGGAAAAACCAGCGGTCAGTGCCCCTAGAGCTCTAAGACGATCTTGTTTTTCGGCCGCCAACCGCGCTTGTGCATTCCACTGATGTTGTTTAGCAAGGTAGCCACCGAGGGCATGCATGACGACCCAAAAGCTAAAGATCAGTAAATGTGAAATACAGATAATAACAAATGTCTGTAAGTCGAAAGGGTGGTTCAAAAGATAATACATTTGCAGCAGTGCTAGAAATGCATGGGTTAAGACAAGGAATGGCCAGCCC encodes the following:
- a CDS encoding sensor histidine kinase — encoded protein: MNALSALQSIRTRLFSITSEDASVSSLLKESLNLFKFPYQKSDPELTKILWLIKLRWMAVFLFFTMSIPNLIFGYLERSNLPIYIGIISTVFLFNLFMQLVWNHRKTSAEPYMIGLHLTFDLTALSLLLLSSGGFENPFIVLFLLNASLGAILLPGSLGWPFLVLTHAFLALLQMYYLLNHPFDLQTFVIICISHLLIFSFWVVMHALGGYLAKQHQWNAQARLAAEKQDRLRALGALTAGFSHEFASPLNTAKIRLERMARVPQYAEDLTEALAAIRSCEQVIHQMNSSQMDTRDFKNKTVSTLEFIQDIVDTWKEQHPEVTVILKIEKTDRVSVPLLTFAQVILNLLDNAAEAAPAKPIIIQHQLLHGLHILTFSDQGTGFPSLVLEKFGEPFITTKSHGTGLGLYTSQLFAQSLGGDLIIQNYESGGRVILQWPSVKGAV